TTATTATATTATCCCCGATGGAGGGAGTACAATGCCCGTAGTGAATAATATTTAGCAAATAGTAGTTAATGATCTTCTACTACATCATTAACTACTATTTTATAGAAAAAGCCCGAAAACCCCCTTGCTTGTCTTGGGGGATAAAAGGGCTTTAATTTAAGGTGGTTCGATGCCACCTTAAATTGATATTATGCTAACTTTTGATTTTGTATATATCTTTGTATTGTTTCAGCCGATACTGTTCCAGCAGTTCCTACATAATATCCCCTACTCCATAGACCACTACCCCAAAACTTAGACTTCTTTAGATTGGGAAAGCCTTTAAATATTTCATTTGCAGAAATACTTTTGAGCTTTCTTACTATATCTACTGGTGCAACAGTTGGTGGAGCA
Above is a window of Clostridiisalibacter paucivorans DSM 22131 DNA encoding:
- the tnpA gene encoding IS200/IS605 family transposase, whose product is APPTVAPVDIVRKLKSISANEIFKGFPNLKKSKFWGSGLWSRGYYVGTAGTVSAETIQRYIQNQKLA